From Haloarcula sp. CBA1127, a single genomic window includes:
- a CDS encoding CARDB domain-containing protein, with protein MASVSVSHLILFIASMAIAASVAGVFTSSIGELSNAVSEQGLDVSSDVRTDVEIISDSGSNTIYDNGAETITIHVKNTGSETLAPVPGQIDVFVDGTFASDYTVTLEPNGGNSWRPGGVVRIDINDNLSGGDHRLKLIVNGDEEVFEFNT; from the coding sequence ATGGCGAGCGTCTCCGTCTCACATCTGATCCTGTTCATCGCGTCAATGGCCATCGCCGCAAGCGTGGCCGGCGTCTTTACGAGCAGTATCGGCGAACTGAGCAACGCTGTCTCGGAACAAGGGCTGGACGTGAGCAGCGACGTCCGGACCGACGTCGAAATCATCTCCGACAGCGGCAGCAACACCATCTACGATAACGGCGCCGAAACGATCACTATTCACGTCAAAAACACTGGTTCGGAGACGTTAGCTCCGGTCCCCGGGCAGATAGATGTGTTCGTTGACGGGACGTTTGCCAGTGATTATACAGTGACGCTGGAGCCAAACGGTGGTAACAGCTGGCGGCCGGGTGGGGTCGTCCGCATCGACATCAATGACAACCTCAGCGGTGGGGATCACCGTCTCAAGCTGATTGTCAACGGCGACGAGGAGGTGTTCGAGTTCAACACATGA
- a CDS encoding aminopeptidase translates to MDDRIREHARILVDWSARIDAGDDVVLAVEDGAHDLAVAVAEQLGDRGANLLSTYQSDELTRAYLQAHDGSFTENPEYELALYERADSVLFLKGSRNTTETADVDSDQRQAYSTARQEIREARLDTDWVSTQHPTRAMAQQAGMAYDTYQDFVYDATLRDWEALAEEQARLKEILDDGEKVRIVGDGTDITLFIDGRIAVNSAASVAYDSHNLPSGEVFTAPYDTAGVVTFDVPMTIQGRRIKNVELTFKDGVIVDWSAEQGEAVIDEIIGTDSGSRQLGELGIGMNRGVDRVTDNILFDEKMGGTVHLALGRAYDACLPEGESGNDSAVHEDLITTMGEGSRLEVDGEVIQQDGVFRWEDGFEG, encoded by the coding sequence ATGGACGACCGCATACGCGAACACGCCCGGATTCTTGTTGACTGGAGCGCTCGCATTGACGCGGGCGACGACGTGGTACTGGCCGTTGAGGACGGTGCCCACGACCTCGCAGTCGCCGTGGCCGAGCAGTTGGGCGACCGCGGCGCGAACCTCCTGTCGACGTACCAGTCCGACGAACTCACGCGGGCCTACCTGCAAGCCCACGACGGGTCCTTCACCGAGAACCCCGAGTACGAACTGGCGCTGTACGAGCGAGCCGACAGCGTGCTGTTCCTGAAAGGGTCGCGGAATACTACCGAGACGGCCGACGTGGACAGCGACCAGCGGCAGGCGTACTCGACGGCTCGACAGGAAATCAGGGAGGCTCGGCTGGACACCGACTGGGTATCGACCCAGCACCCGACGCGGGCGATGGCCCAGCAGGCCGGAATGGCCTACGACACCTATCAGGACTTCGTCTACGACGCAACGCTACGGGACTGGGAGGCGCTGGCGGAAGAACAAGCCCGGCTGAAGGAGATTCTCGACGACGGCGAAAAGGTCCGTATCGTCGGGGACGGCACGGACATCACGCTGTTCATCGATGGCCGTATCGCTGTCAACTCCGCCGCCAGCGTGGCCTACGACTCGCACAACCTCCCCTCCGGCGAAGTGTTCACCGCACCCTACGACACCGCCGGCGTCGTCACGTTCGATGTCCCGATGACAATACAGGGTCGCCGCATCAAAAACGTCGAGTTGACGTTCAAAGACGGCGTCATCGTCGACTGGTCGGCTGAACAGGGCGAGGCAGTCATCGACGAAATTATCGGGACCGACAGTGGCTCCCGCCAGCTGGGCGAGCTCGGTATCGGGATGAACCGCGGCGTCGACCGCGTCACCGACAATATCCTCTTCGACGAGAAGATGGGCGGGACAGTCCACCTCGCGCTCGGACGCGCGTACGACGCCTGCCTTCCCGAGGGTGAATCCGGCAACGACAGCGCCGTCCACGAGGACCTCATCACGACGATGGGCGAGGGGTCGCGGCTCGAAGTCGACGGCGAAGTCATCCAGCAAGACGGCGTGTTCCGCTGGGAAGACGGCTTCGAGGGGTAG
- a CDS encoding NUDIX hydrolase has translation MSTEVNRERVRQHKERLLSRYDAVNQCDVDEVVSDELFDYLRAVVADGYVGSGYVWVVRTPVQAVELSDSMGPTDQADAERVLLILHRGNTTWTVPGGGVESGESFDAAAVREVREETAIECDIQDCFRIEHWRTEADSYDERLHSLRAYFDGHYADGSISIQPSELNGAAWVETRPRAVDESLERRVDEWFDG, from the coding sequence ATGTCCACTGAGGTGAACAGAGAGCGTGTCCGGCAGCACAAAGAGCGGCTTCTCAGCCGCTACGACGCAGTGAACCAGTGCGACGTCGATGAGGTGGTCTCCGACGAACTATTCGACTATCTCCGGGCGGTTGTCGCGGACGGGTATGTCGGCAGTGGCTACGTCTGGGTCGTCCGGACGCCCGTCCAGGCAGTCGAGCTATCGGATTCGATGGGTCCGACCGACCAGGCCGATGCGGAGAGGGTCCTGCTGATCCTCCATCGCGGAAACACAACGTGGACCGTCCCCGGTGGCGGAGTGGAATCCGGCGAATCCTTCGACGCCGCTGCTGTTCGTGAGGTGCGTGAGGAGACGGCTATCGAGTGTGACATCCAGGACTGTTTTCGCATCGAGCACTGGCGGACCGAAGCCGACAGCTACGACGAGCGACTCCACTCGCTCCGGGCGTACTTCGATGGCCACTATGCGGATGGGAGCATCTCGATTCAACCGAGCGAACTGAACGGTGCGGCCTGGGTGGAAACCCGGCCCAGAGCAGTCGATGAATCACTGGAACGGCGCGTGGACGAGTGGTTCGATGGGTAA
- a CDS encoding type II/IV secretion system ATPase subunit — MTDHGRAKPSDELRQMAARRPHLRDHLKKFKQITGEFPMLIDEADDEYETNRPNVLYPVGGPIFCHIYGDVGQDMKYYAIEPELDEDERTVFGKVRNRLLQRSVNKPAPENEAQFDDRIEELLQETTKVRDEDSENGVLTRLSNLTDVSSVEVTQETYENILYRLNRDIVGLGPLEPVMRDPANEDIHVIGRSECHVDHGVYGMLETTVEWQSEEAFDQWLRNMGERMGDPVSDSDPIVDSTLPDGSRLNLIYSDDVSLKGPSLTIRQGDDVPLSVFQITKWMTLSPQLAAYLWLCLENEQTVFVVGETASGKTTTLNAITSFIPDDAKIYTAEDTAEVLPPHNTWQQLLTREGEDEGTSIDMFDLVAAALRSRPDYIIVGEVRGEEGRMAFQAAQTGHPVMLTFHASDIVSMIQRFTGEPINVPETFMDVADVALFQNRVKQGDQVLRRVTSVQEIEGYSKEMDGVVTRQVFNWDPVEDEIIFQGMNNSFVLEEQIATLLGYEDTRDIYDDLEFRANLIERAMQEGILGYHEVNDFISDFQRDGVEGIPFNMARPD; from the coding sequence ATGACAGACCACGGACGTGCGAAACCGTCGGACGAACTTCGACAGATGGCAGCGCGGCGGCCCCACCTGCGGGACCACCTGAAGAAGTTCAAACAGATTACCGGTGAGTTCCCGATGCTCATCGACGAGGCCGACGACGAGTACGAGACGAATCGGCCGAACGTCCTCTACCCGGTCGGTGGCCCCATCTTCTGTCATATCTACGGCGACGTGGGCCAAGACATGAAGTACTACGCCATCGAGCCCGAACTCGATGAGGATGAGCGGACCGTCTTCGGGAAGGTCCGGAACCGGCTGCTCCAGCGTAGCGTCAACAAGCCCGCGCCCGAAAACGAGGCCCAGTTCGACGACCGTATCGAGGAACTCCTGCAGGAGACCACGAAGGTCCGGGACGAGGACAGCGAAAACGGCGTGCTCACGCGTCTGTCGAATCTCACCGACGTGAGTAGCGTCGAAGTCACACAGGAGACATACGAGAACATCCTCTACCGGCTGAACCGCGACATCGTCGGTCTCGGCCCGCTCGAACCGGTCATGCGCGACCCGGCCAACGAGGATATTCACGTCATCGGCCGCAGCGAATGCCACGTCGACCACGGGGTCTACGGGATGCTCGAAACGACAGTCGAGTGGCAGAGCGAGGAAGCCTTCGACCAGTGGCTCCGCAATATGGGCGAGCGGATGGGCGACCCGGTCTCCGACTCGGACCCTATCGTCGACTCGACGCTCCCGGACGGGTCGCGTCTGAACCTCATCTACTCCGATGACGTGAGCCTGAAGGGTCCCTCGCTCACGATTCGTCAGGGCGACGACGTTCCGCTGTCTGTCTTCCAGATTACCAAGTGGATGACGCTGTCACCGCAACTGGCCGCGTATCTCTGGCTCTGTCTGGAGAACGAGCAGACGGTGTTCGTGGTCGGTGAGACGGCGTCCGGGAAGACGACGACGCTGAACGCGATCACTTCGTTCATTCCCGACGACGCAAAGATCTACACCGCAGAGGACACCGCCGAGGTGCTTCCCCCGCATAACACCTGGCAGCAACTCCTCACTCGTGAGGGCGAAGACGAGGGCACCAGCATCGATATGTTCGACTTGGTTGCCGCCGCGCTACGTTCTCGCCCCGACTACATCATCGTGGGTGAGGTTCGTGGTGAGGAGGGGCGGATGGCGTTCCAGGCCGCACAGACCGGCCACCCGGTGATGCTGACCTTCCACGCGAGCGACATCGTTTCGATGATTCAGCGCTTCACCGGTGAACCGATCAACGTCCCCGAGACGTTCATGGACGTGGCCGACGTGGCGCTGTTCCAGAACCGCGTCAAGCAGGGCGACCAAGTCCTTCGCCGCGTGACGAGCGTTCAGGAAATCGAGGGCTACTCCAAGGAAATGGACGGTGTCGTCACCCGGCAGGTGTTCAATTGGGACCCCGTCGAGGACGAGATCATCTTCCAGGGGATGAACAACTCCTTCGTCCTCGAAGAGCAGATCGCGACCCTGCTCGGCTACGAGGATACGCGTGACATCTACGACGACCTCGAGTTCCGTGCGAACCTCATCGAGCGAGCCATGCAGGAGGGAATTCTGGGATATCACGAGGTCAACGATTTCATCTCGGACTTCCAGCGCGACGGTGTCGAAGGTATTCCGTTCAATATGGCCAGGCCCGACTAA
- a CDS encoding ATPase domain-containing protein: MSIASTDLFSLGLDDHDRLNKELGGGIPPGSIILVEGDYGAGKSAMSQRFTYGLCEEGHEVTYLSTELTVGSFLDQMHSLSYDMVDHILDEDVLFLHADIGESNALTGGDEQTDRKELLKRLMEAEVMWDADVVVIDTFDAILRNDPKFEALVRQNEERQAALEVISYFRDVISQGKCIMLTVDPSTLDEEAIGPFRAIADVFIELEMIEVGNDVRRQINVLRFAGMGEQVGDTIGFSVRSGTGIVIESRSVA, encoded by the coding sequence ATGAGTATCGCAAGTACTGACCTATTCTCGCTCGGACTGGACGATCACGACCGGCTGAACAAGGAACTGGGCGGCGGTATCCCACCCGGTAGCATCATCCTCGTCGAGGGTGACTACGGCGCCGGCAAATCCGCCATGAGCCAGCGGTTCACCTACGGCCTCTGTGAAGAGGGTCACGAAGTGACGTACCTCTCGACGGAGCTGACCGTCGGCAGCTTCCTCGACCAGATGCACTCGCTGTCGTATGACATGGTCGACCACATCCTCGACGAAGACGTGCTGTTCCTGCACGCCGACATCGGCGAATCGAACGCCCTCACCGGCGGCGACGAACAGACCGACCGGAAGGAACTCCTCAAGCGACTGATGGAGGCCGAGGTGATGTGGGACGCCGACGTCGTCGTCATCGATACCTTCGACGCGATCCTCAGGAACGACCCCAAGTTCGAAGCCCTCGTCCGGCAAAACGAGGAGCGACAGGCAGCTCTGGAGGTCATCTCCTACTTCCGGGATGTTATCTCACAGGGCAAGTGCATCATGCTCACCGTCGACCCGTCGACGCTTGACGAGGAGGCTATCGGCCCGTTCCGGGCCATCGCCGACGTGTTCATCGAACTGGAGATGATCGAGGTCGGGAACGACGTGCGCCGGCAGATCAACGTTCTCCGATTCGCCGGCATGGGCGAACAGGTCGGTGACACCATCGGGTTCTCGGTCCGCTCGGGAACCGGCATCGTCATCGAATCACGCAGTGTCGCCTAA
- the gnd gene encoding phosphogluconate dehydrogenase (NAD(+)-dependent, decarboxylating): MELGVIGLGRMGRIVVDRVLEAGHEVVVFDIDEESVADAADAGARPASSIADLAGKLGSEKRIWLMVPAGDPVDAALDELAPTLDSDDIVVDGGNSYFEDSVRRAESTDAAYLDCGTSGGPAGAELGFSLMVGGPQWAYDELVPVYDAVATGPDGHDRMGPAGSGHYVKMVHNGVEYALMQTYGEGFELLANGRYDLDLESVANTWNNGAVIRSWLLELCEEAFREEGNDLGDVADRVEGGSTGTWTVQEALEQEVPVPLIYQSLAERFGSRADDGRFARRLASRLRYGFGRHEVPRRE, translated from the coding sequence ATGGAACTTGGCGTCATCGGACTCGGACGCATGGGCCGCATCGTCGTCGACCGCGTACTCGAAGCCGGCCACGAAGTCGTTGTCTTCGACATCGACGAGGAGAGCGTCGCTGACGCGGCAGACGCCGGCGCTCGACCGGCATCGTCTATCGCGGACCTCGCGGGGAAACTCGGCTCGGAGAAACGGATCTGGCTGATGGTCCCGGCCGGGGACCCGGTCGACGCCGCGCTGGACGAACTGGCTCCGACACTCGACAGCGATGACATCGTGGTTGACGGCGGCAATTCCTACTTCGAGGACTCGGTTCGCCGCGCCGAGTCCACCGACGCGGCCTACCTCGACTGTGGCACGTCCGGCGGCCCCGCCGGTGCAGAGCTAGGCTTCTCGTTGATGGTCGGCGGCCCGCAGTGGGCCTACGACGAACTTGTCCCTGTCTATGATGCCGTTGCGACCGGACCGGACGGCCACGACCGGATGGGGCCGGCGGGCTCCGGGCATTACGTCAAAATGGTTCACAACGGCGTCGAGTACGCACTGATGCAGACCTACGGCGAAGGCTTCGAACTGCTGGCAAACGGCCGGTACGATCTTGACCTCGAATCGGTTGCCAACACCTGGAACAACGGGGCCGTCATCCGCTCGTGGCTGCTGGAGCTCTGCGAGGAGGCGTTCCGCGAGGAAGGCAACGACCTCGGCGACGTGGCTGACCGAGTGGAGGGTGGGTCGACCGGTACCTGGACCGTACAGGAAGCGCTCGAACAGGAAGTTCCAGTGCCGCTCATCTACCAGTCGCTGGCCGAGCGGTTCGGTTCGCGGGCTGACGACGGTCGCTTCGCGCGCCGCCTCGCCAGCCGACTCCGATACGGCTTCGGTCGCCACGAGGTCCCACGACGGGAGTGA
- a CDS encoding flagellin: MGFSVSGSAAIIFVAAFIGFGMFYSATANSFERVNDAREDQRDQLLDQQNTDISLVSATWNASGSENLVVTVDNTGSETLSVDATDLLVDNDYRTGYGTIVDGDGSTDIWASQERLEITVTSLSSQPDRVKVVTENGIAETMVVS; this comes from the coding sequence ATGGGATTCAGCGTTAGCGGCTCGGCAGCCATCATTTTCGTGGCCGCGTTCATCGGCTTCGGGATGTTCTACTCCGCGACCGCGAACAGCTTCGAGCGCGTCAACGACGCCCGCGAGGACCAGCGCGATCAGCTTCTCGATCAGCAAAACACCGATATCTCGCTTGTGTCGGCGACGTGGAACGCGAGCGGCAGCGAGAATCTTGTCGTAACCGTCGACAACACCGGTTCCGAGACGCTGTCGGTCGACGCGACTGACCTGCTGGTCGACAACGACTACCGGACAGGCTATGGCACGATTGTCGACGGTGACGGTTCGACGGACATCTGGGCGTCACAGGAGCGATTAGAGATTACCGTCACCTCGCTCAGTAGCCAGCCCGACCGGGTGAAAGTTGTCACCGAGAACGGGATCGCCGAAACGATGGTGGTGAGCTAA
- a CDS encoding 2Fe-2S iron-sulfur cluster-binding protein — translation MVELVGLAAGATLTLIVVALHYAKGTGWEAPEDISQEVLEQRAATVPETDFAEPYNRSIGGGGAVAIPAGEAEGELGEGEAVEEEDEGFDPDDIADDEVEYYEIEFAKEGETIEVANNETILDAGEEEGWDLPYACREGQCISCAGHIEDGPATDHIRHSNNDSLMDDDMEEGYCLTCVAYPTSEFTIETGESP, via the coding sequence ATGGTAGAACTCGTTGGACTCGCCGCCGGGGCCACGCTCACCCTGATAGTGGTCGCGCTCCACTACGCCAAAGGGACCGGTTGGGAGGCACCGGAAGATATCTCCCAGGAGGTCCTCGAGCAGCGGGCCGCGACAGTCCCCGAGACTGACTTTGCGGAGCCGTACAACCGCTCTATCGGTGGTGGCGGTGCCGTAGCGATTCCGGCTGGTGAGGCCGAAGGCGAACTTGGCGAAGGTGAAGCGGTCGAGGAAGAAGACGAAGGCTTCGACCCCGACGACATCGCCGACGACGAGGTCGAGTACTACGAAATCGAATTCGCCAAGGAAGGCGAGACAATCGAGGTCGCCAACAACGAGACGATTCTCGACGCCGGCGAAGAGGAAGGCTGGGACCTTCCCTACGCCTGCCGCGAGGGCCAGTGTATCTCCTGTGCCGGCCACATCGAGGACGGCCCGGCGACGGACCACATTCGCCACAGCAACAACGACTCGCTGATGGACGACGACATGGAAGAGGGGTACTGCCTGACCTGTGTCGCGTACCCGACCAGCGAGTTCACGATTGAGACCGGCGAGTCGCCCTGA
- the flaJ gene encoding archaellar assembly protein FlaJ yields MSQGEAESNIDLTISETIQSLLESYRQMTIPLERYLFLILLPAVAFFIISTVVALVLDQPFAVRAPIPLLGFLVMASAIFYPKILLSQRKRELNNRFHLLITHMTVLATTKIDRMEVFRTLAEEDEYGELAMEMHRIVQLVDTWNLSLDDACRRRAKQVPSRAVSDFFDRLAYTLGAGQGLDDYLLTEQEQIIQHYSTVYKSSLDSLEVMKDLYLSMILSMTFALVFAVVLPVLTGTNPTMTVSAVIVMFVFVQTGFYLAIRSMAPYDPVWFHPVEYPSPIESKLNKSMVAGVGLSMLLVFITLGGMLGISPITLNDLFFMFDEVPLPLYAAAPITPMLIPGIAFRQEEQRIKDRDSEFPNFIRALGATEGAKQSTTGAVLRTLRKKDFGALSPNIDNLYKRLNMRIEPTSAWRFFTADCRSYLIQTFSEMYLIGREMGGSPKQLGELISENMNQVLQLRQKRKQAATTLVGLLYGMTAASTFAFFIGLQVVNILADMSLNLSTGSRLDAASLINTSVYNIPLIEFLLIIIIMFGAMLSSLMIRTVDGGHNANTYMHFVILTWIGAITGTFTKWLVSQFLAI; encoded by the coding sequence ATGTCACAGGGTGAAGCCGAGAGCAATATCGACCTGACGATATCCGAGACAATCCAGTCGCTCCTTGAGTCATACCGCCAGATGACGATCCCGCTGGAACGGTATCTCTTTCTCATCCTGCTGCCAGCTGTCGCCTTTTTCATTATCTCGACGGTCGTTGCCTTGGTGCTGGATCAGCCCTTCGCAGTCCGAGCCCCGATTCCCCTGCTCGGGTTTCTGGTGATGGCGTCGGCGATTTTCTACCCCAAGATCCTCCTGAGCCAGCGCAAGCGCGAACTCAACAACCGGTTTCACCTGCTTATTACGCACATGACCGTGCTGGCGACGACGAAGATCGACCGGATGGAGGTGTTCCGAACGCTGGCCGAGGAAGACGAGTACGGCGAACTCGCGATGGAAATGCACCGAATCGTCCAGCTCGTCGACACCTGGAACCTGAGCCTTGACGACGCCTGTCGTCGCCGCGCCAAACAGGTCCCGAGCCGCGCCGTTTCTGACTTCTTCGACCGCCTCGCGTACACGCTCGGGGCCGGACAGGGACTCGACGACTACCTCCTGACCGAACAGGAGCAGATCATCCAGCACTACTCGACGGTGTACAAGAGTTCGCTCGACAGCCTCGAGGTGATGAAGGACCTCTACCTGTCGATGATTCTGTCGATGACGTTCGCGCTGGTGTTCGCCGTCGTCCTTCCGGTGCTGACCGGGACGAACCCGACGATGACCGTCAGCGCCGTTATCGTGATGTTCGTCTTTGTCCAGACCGGCTTCTACCTCGCCATCCGTTCGATGGCCCCGTACGACCCGGTGTGGTTCCACCCGGTCGAGTACCCGTCGCCGATTGAGTCGAAGCTCAACAAATCGATGGTCGCCGGCGTGGGGCTGTCAATGCTGCTCGTATTCATCACCCTAGGCGGGATGCTCGGTATCTCGCCGATTACGCTGAACGACCTCTTTTTCATGTTCGACGAAGTGCCGCTGCCGCTGTACGCCGCCGCGCCGATTACGCCGATGCTCATCCCCGGCATCGCCTTCCGGCAGGAAGAACAGCGCATCAAGGACCGGGACTCGGAGTTCCCGAACTTCATCCGCGCGCTCGGTGCGACTGAAGGCGCGAAGCAGTCTACCACCGGTGCGGTGCTTCGCACCCTCCGAAAAAAGGACTTCGGTGCGCTCTCGCCAAACATCGATAACCTCTACAAACGGCTGAATATGCGGATCGAACCGACCTCCGCCTGGCGTTTTTTCACCGCGGACTGTCGCTCCTATCTCATCCAGACCTTCTCCGAGATGTACCTCATCGGCCGCGAGATGGGTGGGTCGCCAAAGCAACTGGGCGAGCTTATCTCCGAGAACATGAATCAGGTGCTGCAACTCCGCCAGAAGCGCAAGCAGGCGGCGACAACGCTCGTCGGCCTTCTCTATGGGATGACCGCCGCATCAACCTTCGCCTTCTTTATCGGCCTGCAGGTCGTCAATATCCTCGCTGATATGTCGCTCAACCTGAGCACTGGGAGCCGGCTTGACGCTGCCTCGCTTATCAACACCAGCGTCTACAACATCCCGCTCATCGAGTTCCTGCTTATCATTATTATCATGTTCGGCGCGATGCTGTCGTCCCTGATGATCCGGACCGTCGACGGCGGTCACAACGCCAACACCTACATGCACTTCGTCATTCTCACGTGGATCGGCGCTATTACCGGGACGTTCACGAAGTGGCTGGTGTCGCAGTTCCTCGCCATCTAG
- a CDS encoding type IV pilin, whose protein sequence is MGLKDSWNNLGTAGKVLVGLGVGMAVLLILIPIVVIVAAVVASFVLGMGSGGGDVAVAPQASFSFEYEQTPDGVVTVVTHDGGDTINAEQLTIEVTDGATVGWNDDDGEVTVGDQSSVSVEGGAEVSLVWHGDDQTTVLAKSTAPASES, encoded by the coding sequence ATGGGACTAAAAGATTCGTGGAACAATCTCGGTACCGCTGGGAAAGTACTCGTCGGACTGGGTGTCGGTATGGCTGTCCTACTCATCCTGATTCCAATTGTCGTCATCGTCGCGGCGGTAGTTGCGTCCTTCGTGTTAGGCATGGGTAGCGGTGGGGGCGACGTAGCTGTGGCCCCACAGGCCTCGTTCTCGTTCGAGTACGAGCAGACACCAGACGGCGTAGTGACTGTCGTGACGCACGACGGCGGTGATACGATCAACGCGGAGCAACTCACTATCGAAGTGACAGACGGAGCAACAGTGGGGTGGAACGATGACGATGGCGAGGTGACTGTCGGCGATCAGTCAAGCGTTAGCGTCGAGGGCGGAGCCGAAGTCAGCCTGGTCTGGCACGGAGACGACCAGACAACAGTGCTCGCAAAAAGTACTGCTCCGGCAAGCGAATCCTGA